The Amycolatopsis umgeniensis DNA segment GAGCCTGGTCCCGCCCGCCTAGTGGTCGAGGCTCGCCCGTAGCGCGGCGACCTTCTGCGCCAGCAGCGTGGGTTCGCCGGGCAGAACGGTGATGTACCGGTTCGAAGGTGAGCCGCTCACGTGCATGGCGACACGTCCGGCGTCGAGGTCCAGATACGTCAGGCCGTCGACGGCCTCGGTGCGTCTTCCCCCGTCAGGACGTTTGGCCGCGGCGAAGAACCCGACACCGAAGTACGGCTGCTCGAAGACCTCGTCCAGACGCCGTGCGTCCCGGCTTCGAGACCCAGGCTCGTCGTAGAGGTCGTTTCCGGTGTCGAGCTTGAAGTCGTCCTGCGGCAAGGAGAACGGGGCGAACCGCGCCGGTGGGTACTCGGGCAGGTTCATCACGAGGGCCGCCGCGCGATCGGTGGTCCGCACGCCTTTCAGCCACACTCGGCTTCCTTCGCAGATCGCGGTCACCGCAGCACGCCCGCGGACGGCGACGAGCACGCCGTACTGTTCCGTTTCCGTCCGCACGGTCGCGTAGTACTCGGTGTTCGGCCGGTCGAGTACGTGCAGGACGTCCTCGAAGTCACTCGTCAACCGTTTGCCCTCGGTGAACCCGAGCCCGCCGAGCTCCTCGAACGCCGCCCGGTCTTCGCCGTTTTGCGACGACGGCGGGATGTAGCGCAGGCCGCCCGCGAAGATCAGATGCGGATCTCCGCAGCCGACGTGACGGAACGCGGTCAACAAAGTGTCGAGCGTGATCTCGACCGGGCGCGCGAGCACCACGTGTCTCCCTCCCCTGGGACTGTGGCGCTAGCTCTTCTTTTCGCCGATCACCGGTGGCGTCGGCTTCTCGGTGAAGCCACCGAAGGTCTCGTCCGGATCCGGGTTCTGGAGGTACGCCGGAGCCTTCTTCTCCTTGTCCTCCTCGCCCTTCCCTCGGCTCGCTCCGGGTGCCATCGGCATCCCGTTGGCCCCGCCACGGCCCGCTGCCCCGGCGGAACCCGCCGTACCACGGCCACCGACGCCTTCACCTGGCATCCCGGCGCCGCTCCTGCCGCCCATGCCCGGCTGCCCCGGACCACCTGGGACTCCGCCTCGGAAGCCGCCTCCGGCGACGGCAGGTGGTTTGCTGCCCGTTCCCGGGCCGCCGAGCCCGGTTCCTGGCCCGCCGGTGACCGGCCCTCCGGTCCCCGGACCGAAGGGGCCATACCCGGGCGGGAAAGTGCCGGGCGGGTTGTAGGAGGTCGGTGGCCTGCCATTCGGCCCGAAGTCGAGGTTCGCCGCCGGTGGCACGACCGGCGTGGTCTGGGGCGGCGTGTAGGAATTTGCGCGGGTGCCGTCGTCGGGCTGCTGGTGTGCGCCGGGCTGTTGGCCCGGCGAGTGCTGACCCGGTTGGGGGCCTTGTCCGGGCTGTGGGCCGCTGTCGGCGGGACCGCCCTGGCCCGGCCCTGGCGCGTTGACACCCGGCCCGCTTGGCCCACTGGGTCCGCTAGGTCCTTGATAGGGCTCACCGATTCCGGGATCGCGCCTGTCGTCGCCGAACCCCTTGGCCGCCGGTTTCCCAGAGCCACCGTCGTCCATCGTGACGCTGCCGCCTGGGTCGGTGAGCTGTGCGTACTGAGCGGGCAACTCGTCGCCATTGGAAGTGCTGGCCGAGTGGTAGGTCG contains these protein-coding regions:
- a CDS encoding ESX secretion-associated protein EspG, whose translation is MVLARPVEITLDTLLTAFRHVGCGDPHLIFAGGLRYIPPSSQNGEDRAAFEELGGLGFTEGKRLTSDFEDVLHVLDRPNTEYYATVRTETEQYGVLVAVRGRAAVTAICEGSRVWLKGVRTTDRAAALVMNLPEYPPARFAPFSLPQDDFKLDTGNDLYDEPGSRSRDARRLDEVFEQPYFGVGFFAAAKRPDGGRRTEAVDGLTYLDLDAGRVAMHVSGSPSNRYITVLPGEPTLLAQKVAALRASLDH